A window from Miscanthus floridulus cultivar M001 unplaced genomic scaffold, ASM1932011v1 os_940, whole genome shotgun sequence encodes these proteins:
- the LOC136535454 gene encoding transcription factor ILI6, translating to MSSQRSRSRQSGSSRITEEQISDLVSKLQDLLPEARLQSNARVPSARVLQETCNYIRSLHQEVDDLSERLSELLATSDMSSAQAAVIRSLLM from the exons ATGTCGAGTCAGAGGTCACGGTCTAGGCAGTCTGGTTCGTCGAGGATCACTGAGGAGCAAATCAGCGACCTTGTATCAAAGCTGCAGGACCTCCTCCCCGAAGCTCGCCTTCAGAGCAATGCTAGA GTGCCATCTGCGAGGGTGTTGCAGGAGACATGCAACTACATCAGGAGCTTGCACCAGGAGGTGGACGACCTGAGCGAGAGGCTGTCGGAGCTGCTGGCTACGTCCGACATGAGCAGCGCGCAGGCAGCTGTCATCCGAAGCCTGCTCATGTAG